AGCCTTGGTGTCTATTCGTTCAAGCTCCGCATCTAAATTAGCTAAAGCTAAATTGAGACGATCCTGCTCCATCAATATAATATCCACTATCTCAAACCGCTCCAATGTCTCCATGTGTTGCCTCTGTTGGACATCCCAGAGCAACTTGCCACCAAACAAAAGCCCACTGATTGCAGTCACTGCTAAAACGCTAATAACAACCAACCTCTGCCCCTGTCCTTTGGACGCGAGTGGGGACCCGCCTGAGCTACCCTTGCCAGCCCTAGGGTCGTTCCCGCTGCTAGACACGATCGTCACCACGCTGCCTTTTACCAAGCGCCGAAACCGACTCTATTAGGCTAACCATGGTTGGTTGCTCGCTGATCAGGATCTTCTCCCACCCAGCAGTTTCGGTTTCGTGAGCAACTGCAGTACTAAGACAAACCGCAGTCACCCTTCTCAAGGAGAAAGTGTGTTGTTGCAAATTTACCAACCTCACAAAGGTTCGAGCTGATCTGGGAGAGAAAAACAATACTCCACCAACTTCACCCCCCTTAAATGCTGAAATGGTTGACGACAAAAATGTTGTTGCTTCACGTACCCGATAAATTCCGACATGTTCTGCACAAAAACCACGGACGCGGAGGGTTTCAACTAAATCACCAGCCACCTCCTCACTTCCCAAATGCAAAAGCCGCCCACTCGATGGGTCCGCTACACTTGCGATGAGATCCACCAGAGTCAATACATCCCCTTGGGCGGATCTGACATTGCGGAACCCATGCTGTAAAGCAGTCTTTGCCGTTGTATCGCCCACCGCATAAATGGGGATTGTTACATCAGAGACATAATTGCCTAACAATTCTGCAGCAGCCACACTCGTAATAGCTAGCGCCTGGCAGGTTGGTATCTCGACACCGCTATTGGCTAGAGGTTCTATCGTCAACATTGGATCACAGACAGCCGTGATACAACAAGCTGCCAACGCATTGATCGTTGCCGGAATCCGTCCAACCGGCCTCGTAACGAGTACCTTCAATTGCACCTCACTGGACAAAATATTATCCCCTCACAACTGCTAGCCCTAAGAAGGTAACTACTAAAATACTCGCGCTCCGCATTAAAAAAGAAATAAAAAAACATCCAAATCACCTCGAAGGCAATAAAAAGTCCGAACCAGCTTCTGCGAGAAGCTCCGCACCAAGTGACCGCCCAAGATCAACCGCTGAAGCGATTTCACCCACCGACTCTCCCCTAACAACTCTGCTACCATCTGGGGCAGCCAACAGCCCAGAGAGAACCATTTTGCCCGCACCTTTTATTTTAGCCAATGCCGCTATAGGCGTTTGGCATGACCCATCGAGATGCTCCAAGAACGCCCGTTCGGCTGTCACGGAAGACAAAGTCTCAGGATGATTCAGATCCTGCAGAACCTCTATGGTCTCACTATCACTAGCTCTACAAACTACAGCAATGGCCCCCTGTGCCACAGCGGGCAACATGTCGTCTGTTGATAATATTTCGGTGATAGCATCTACACGCCCTAACCTCTTCAGACCCGCGACAGCCAACAAGGTCGCATCTACCAACCCCGCCTCAAGCTTTGCCAGCCTTGTTTCGACATTCCCTCGCAAGGCTACCACCTGGACATCGGGTCGATGGGCTAGGAGCTGTGAACAACGCCGCAGAGAAGCGCTACCGATGACAGCATTTGTTGGCAAGTCCGCATAACAAACCCCATTCCGAGCAATCAAAGCATCCCTAGGATCCTCCCTAGGCAACACACATGCGATAATTATTCCACTGGGTAACACGGTAGGCATATCCTTCATCGAATGAACAGCTATGTCTATTTCTGCCGCAAGAAGAGCAGCATCTAGCTCCTTGGTAAACAGGCCTTTCCCTCCTATCGTGGAGAGCGTCTTCCCTTGAATTTTATCTCCAGAGGTTTGAATGGGCACTATCTCAGTAGCATCAACTGTTAGATCAACGTGATAAAAGCGCAACAGCCTTTCAACGTAACGGGCTTGGATTAGTGCGAGGGGGCTACCTCGGCTCCCTATTCGGATTGGTTTTTTCAAATCACTCATGGCTTCACCAACATGCTTCGTGTTATGTGTAGAGGACACACCACTTCAGGGTAGCACATATAGTTGAAAAAAAAGAATTCCTATCACTGGGGCAGGACTGCTAAACTAAATGTATTAAAAAATGATTGTCTTAGGCATAGAAACTAGTTGTGACGAGACTGCAGCGGCCATAGTTAATGGCCAAACCATTCTTAGTAATTTGGTCTATTCACAGATTGCGGAACATGGACCTTATGGTGGAGTGGTTCCCGAAATTGCTGCACGTAGCCATGTACACCACTTAGATATCCTAATTAAAGAAGCCATGCGGGAAGCCCATGTCGGTTTCAAGCAAATAGATGGTGTTGCCGCTACAGCTGGGCCGGGGTTAATTGGTGGACTAATGGTGGGCCTGACCATGGGAAAAGCTATCGCACTAGTACATAACCTGCCTTTCGTGGCAGCAAACCATCTTGAAGCCCACGCACTGAGTGCTCGATTGACCCATAGCACTGATTTTCCATACCTGTTACTTCTTGCTTCCGGCGGCCACTGCCAATTCTTGGTTGTAAATGGGGTCTCCAACTACCAACGTTTAGGAACCACCTTGGATGATGCTCCTGGTGAAGCCTTTGACAAGGTGGCAAGAATGTTAGGCCTCGGATATCCAGGGGGCCCAGCCATCGAAGAACAAGCTCTGGAGGGAGATCCAAAGCGTTACCAACTGCCGCGGCCGCTGAAAGGCAGGAAGGGGTGCGACTTCTCCTTCTCAGGGCTGAAAACAGCGGTAGCTAACATTATAGCAAAACACGGTGAGGATAACGACTTTTTATCTGATCTGTGTGCTAGCTTCCAAGAAGCGATTGCAGACGTCTTTGTGGATCGCCTGGAGAGTGCCCAAGCCCTTATCAACCAACCAGAGGGCATGCCAATCAGCAGCTTAGTTTTAGCAGGAGGGGTAGGCGCCAATAAATGCATCCGTGACCGACTGTCAAAAAGGGCTACCCAGTTAGGCTTAAATTTCATTGTACCACCCGCAAACCTATGCACGGACAATGCAGCGATGGTTGCGTGGGTTGGCTACGAAAGCATATCACTTGGATTGGTTGATAGCATGCACACACCCGCTCGTGCTCGTTGGCCGCTAGAACCCATACCTCACGTGTGTGTAGCAAAAAATGGTAATGGCTGCGGTGAATGAAGTAGGAATACTTGGTGCAGGCGCCTGGGGAACCGCGCTAGCGACCGTTGCCGCGCGAAATAATCATCGGGTGGTCCTATGGGATATTAATCCTATTATCGCCGGCTGCATAAATGATGTTCATAAACACCCGTTTGCACTGTCCAACGTGAAGTTAAGTCCCTTGATAAGAGGAACCTCTCGTATAGAAGAGGTGGGTAATTGTCCACTAATCTTAGGTGTTGTTCCGGCACAGCTAATGCGCTCTGGATTAACCCAACTAGCCGCACATATTCAAAACCCATCTTCACTTACCCTCTGTGCTAAGGGGATAGAGACAGACACTGGCTGTTTAATGACAGATGTCTTAGAAGAAACGATGCCTGGCACTCGCGCCGTTGTTCTCTCTGGCCCCACTTTCGCTGGAGAGGTGGCACTAGGCCTTCCGACTGCAATTACTCTGGCAGCAAAGGACCCCAGGGACGCATCTTATGTAGCCAAAATCATGGGCGGTACCCGATTTCGCGCCTACGTCTCAAATGACCCCATTGGCGCCCAGGTTGCTGGAGCAACAAAAAACGTGCTGGCTATAGCGTGTGGGATCGCAGAGGGGAGGTCCCTAGGACAAAATGCTATAGCAGCAATTATTACTCGTGGAATCGTAGAAATTGGGCGCCTTACCGCAGCACTCGGCGGATCAACAGGGTCTATGATGGAACCATCTGGGGTAGGAGATGTCGTGCTCACATGCACGAGCTCGCAATCTCGTAATTTCTCGTTCGGCTCTCGCGTTGGCCAAGAGCGGACCTCAATCAGTGACCTTATTAAATCGAGTGGCACCGTGGAAGGATTTGGTACCGCCGCCTCGATAGCTCACTTATCTCAAAGACTTCAAATAGAAATGCCAATAATGCAGGCTGTGGCGCAAGTATTACACCAAGGGGCTAATATTGATGACACTATTTCCAATCTACTTGCCCGATCCTCTACGGACATCTGACAAAACTGTCCAAAAATAGCCCTAACATATGTAACTAACTTTAACCTAATCCCGCAACAGTTCATTTATCGAAGTTTTCGCCCTGGTTCCTGCGTCCACTCGTTTAACAATTACTGCACAATAGAGGGAAGGTTCAGACGCAGAGCTCTTCGTACCCTGACGAGACATGGAGCCAGGCACTACAACAGAGTATGCGGGAACACGCCCCCGGAATATCTCTCCAGTATCGCGATCAATTATTTTGGTGGAGGCCCCAATGTAAACCCCCATCGATAAAACCGACCCTTCCTCTATGATCACTCCCTCAGCCACCTCACTCCTAGCACCTATGAAACAATTATCTTCTACAATCACAGGCTCAGCCTGCAAGGGCTCTAATACCCCGCCTATCCCGGCCCCTCCCGAAATATGGCAATTTTTTCCAATTTGGGCGCAGGAACCAACAGTAGCCCAAGTGTCTACCATCGTACCTTCGTCAACGTAGGCACCAAGGTTAACAAAAGATGGCATCAGCACTACTCCCGGGGCGATAAACGCTGAGTGCCTAACCACACTCCCGGGGACAGCCCTGAAGGCAGCGTTTTCAAACTCATCCGCCCCCCAACCGGCAAATTTCGAGGATACCTTATCAAACCAGTTTGCACTCTCCGGAGCACCACTAATCAGCCCCATGTTGGACAAACGAAAAGATAGCAAAACCGCCTTTTTCAACCACTGATGTACTACCCACTCTCCATTCTGTTTTTCCGCAACACGATGCACCCCCGCATCTAAGCCCTCCAACGATTCTCGAACGGCGTCGCGCACCCCTCCCATGGTTTTTGGCGTCACCGAATCTCGATCTTCCCACGCTTTGTTTATGGATTCTTGTAAATCATCAATGTTCATTTTAGTTTCACCTTATAAGCTGCCCCGAAAAATGTACTAATTCTTCACCTCTGTGCTGTTTTTTGCCCTCAAGCTCCGCCCATGGCACTCCGAATCTGGTTTAACCAGTCCGCCAAATTTTCCGTTACAAAATCAATATGTGGCTCCAAAATATTACTATCCCATCGGGCATTTTTCACCCACACCGTGGTAATTCCAAGATTAGCTGCCGGCAAAAGATTTTTCGGTATATCATCCAGCATGACACTCGTTTTGGGCAAGATCCCAAACCGAGAAATTATTTTAGAATATGCCAAAGGGTTGGGCTTGGGAATATAATTGGTCGCCTTGATATCCTGAATCCCGGCAAACCGTTCAGATATTCCCAGCCTGGCCATTACCTTTTCAGCGTGAGCAACTGATCCATTTGTAAAAATGTACTTCTTTCCAGGCAAGTTTTTTAGAAGTTTGTTGAGCGTTGGGGAGGGGTCGATCACTGACAGATCAATCTGATGCACATAATCCAAATATGCATCGGCGTCGATCCCATGATTCTGTATCAAGCCTGATAATGTGGTTCCATACTTCATATAATAATTTTTCTGGATAACACGGGCTTCCTGACGATCTACCTTTAGTATTTTGGATATATACGATCCCATCCGATCGTCTACCTGCGAAAATAAGTCAGAGTCCGCCGGATAAAGAGTGTTATCAAGATCAAACAACCAAAATTCAGGCAACTCCTTAGGGACACCAAATTTTTTCTCACACTGAGCATAATTCTGTTTCATAAAAAGCCCATAATATTCCTATCCATAACCGGTTAGCGACAGACAGCCAATCCACAAGCTGCCCAAAATCCTAACCAGCACGAAACTTAGCTATTCTGCCTTAATCATGGTACCAACGCCATGTTCCGTAAATATTTCTAACAGCAAGACATGGGGCACGCGACCATCCAAAATGTGGGCGGCCTCTGTTTTTCCTTGTATGGCAGCAATACAGGTTTCAATCTTTGGGATCATACCTCCAGAAATTGTCCCATCACGCAACATGGTAGCTGCTTCTACCTCTGTCAATCTTGGCACTAATTGACCAGAACTATCCATAAGACCTTCTACATCAGTCATCATCACAAGCTTTGCTGCACCAACTGCAGAAGCCACTGCCCCCGCAACTGTGTCCGCATTGATATTAAAGGTCTGCCCTTCCTCGCCCAATCCAATGGGGGCAATTACCGGTATAATATCTGCAGCGGCAAACTTATTTAGAACTGTCGGATCAATGTCACTCGGATCTCCAACAAACCCAAGATCCAAAACCCTTTCAATTTGAGAGTCTGGATCCTTCGACGTCCTTTTAAGAGGCACAGCACTGATAAGATTTGCGTCCTTGCCAGATAACCCCACAGCGCAACCCCCAGCCCTATTAATAGCTGTAACCACTTGCTTATTAATTGATCCGGCAAGCACCATCTCTACAATTTCAACTGTGGCAGAGTCGGTGACACGAAGCCCATCCACAAAAGAACTTTTAATCCGAAGCCGTTCAAGCATTTTACCTATCTGGGGCCCTCCGCCATGGACCACCACCGGATTGATCCCAACATGCTTAAGAAGCACCACATCTCGGGCGAATAAATCTGCTAAATTGTTATCACCCATTGCATGCCCACCAAACTTAATTACAAACGTCCTGCCTTTGAAACGGCGCATAAAGGGCAACGCCTCTGACAGTGTTTGGGCAATTCGTAGCTTCTCTGGCTCCTGCTTGGTGTGCTCGTTTGTCATACCTACCAAATCCTAACCACTCTTATACTTCTTCAGAAGGTGGGCTGGCACCCGCCAGAAGTATTTTTAGTTCCGTAAGTCCCGAATTGCTAGCAGCACTAGTTGCAACAACCGACGGGAATGCAGCGGGCCTTTTTGATATTGCTGCATTAACTCTGCCCTTTCGCTCCTCCATTTGATGGGGAGCTATTTTATCCGCTTTAGTCAAAACAATCATATAAGATACTGCAGCCTCATCCAATAATGACATCACCTCCACATCAGAAGGCTTGGTATCATGGCGTGCATCAAGCAACAAACATACCCTGCGAAGGCACGGACGAAATCTCAAATAGGTATCAACCAAGCGCGCCCATTCTAAAATTTCGGTTTTTGGAGCGCTCGCGAAACCATAGCCAGGTAAGTCCACCAACATAAGTTCACCGGCAAGATTAAAAAAGTTTATTTGCCGAGTCCTACCGGGAGTATTGGAGGCGCGGGCCAGGTTTTTTCGTCCCAGGAGAGCATTAATTAGGCTCGACTTACCCACATTGGACCGCCCAGCGAAAGCAATCTCATTTAAGCTCGCAGGCGGCAGCTGACTATAGTCAGCTGCCCCAGTCACAAACGTACACCGCTGTGTAAAGAGACGCCGAGCGTTCTCTCCAGCCTCGCAGGCCATCATTGCCCTAGGCCTTTACACCCATCCGCCGCATAATTACCCATTGCTGGATGATAGAGAGAATATTATTCCAAGTCCAATAAATCACTAGCCCCGAAGCAAACCGGGCACAAATAAAGGTAAACACTATCGGCAACAGCATCATGATCCGCGCCTGCATGGGGTCAGGGGGGGCGGGATTGAGTTTTTGCTGCATCCACATCGTCACTCCCATTGCCAACGGCCAAATACCTATAATTAGAAACTCTGGTGGAGTATATGGCAGCACTCCAAATAAATTAAAAAATGTGGTTGGATCCGGCGCGGAGAGATCTTTTATCCAACCATAAAATGGTGCGTGCCGCATTTCTATAGTTACGAAGAGAACCTTATACAGCGCAAAAAACACTGGTATCTGTATAATTATCGGCAGGCAACCTGCTAAAGGGTTGGCGCCCTCCCTCTTATACAACCCCATCATTTCAGTATTCAGCTTTACTTTGTCATCACCATATTGCTCGCGCAACTTCATCATTTGAGGTTGAAGCTTTTTGAGACGGCTCATAGCCGCATAGGATTTGTTAGCTAAAGGAAAGAAGATAAGCTTAATTATCACCGTTACAGACAAAATCGCCAAACCAATGTTGCCTAGATAACCCGTCAAATAATGAATTAAGTAAAATAGAGGTTTGGTTAAAAAATAAAACCAACCAAAATCTACGGCTAAATCAAATCTCTGGATCCCTAGTGTCTCTTCGTATCTATCTAGTAGTGTTACCACCTTTGCCCCTGCGAACAGGTGATTGGTTACCTCAATACTCTGTCCACTACTAATATTTTTTCCAGTGAGCCTATACTCCACTTGAAATTTTTCACCATCGGATCCCTCCTTATAACGAAACCTCCCTCGCATTGGAGTGGTTTGATCCGGAATTAATGCAGCCAGCCAGTACTTATCCGTTATGCCAATCCAACCACCTGTCGTTTCAATAGACTCCGAACGTGAATCCCGCAGATCATCATAGTCAACCTCTTTCAGTGTACCATTAAACACTCCAAGGGGGCCTTCATGCAGTATAAAGAACCCCAAGGTGGCAGGCTCATGAGTCCTTCGTATCAGACCATAAGGGTATAATAGGAGAGGGCCATCAGTTATATTCTGGACACGGTCCGTAATCGTAAACATATAATCATCATCAATGGCTAT
This genomic interval from Rhodospirillaceae bacterium contains the following:
- the tsaD gene encoding tRNA (adenosine(37)-N6)-threonylcarbamoyltransferase complex transferase subunit TsaD, yielding MIVLGIETSCDETAAAIVNGQTILSNLVYSQIAEHGPYGGVVPEIAARSHVHHLDILIKEAMREAHVGFKQIDGVAATAGPGLIGGLMVGLTMGKAIALVHNLPFVAANHLEAHALSARLTHSTDFPYLLLLASGGHCQFLVVNGVSNYQRLGTTLDDAPGEAFDKVARMLGLGYPGGPAIEEQALEGDPKRYQLPRPLKGRKGCDFSFSGLKTAVANIIAKHGEDNDFLSDLCASFQEAIADVFVDRLESAQALINQPEGMPISSLVLAGGVGANKCIRDRLSKRATQLGLNFIVPPANLCTDNAAMVAWVGYESISLGLVDSMHTPARARWPLEPIPHVCVAKNGNGCGE
- a CDS encoding hydroxymethylbilane synthase, whose amino-acid sequence is MSDLKKPIRIGSRGSPLALIQARYVERLLRFYHVDLTVDATEIVPIQTSGDKIQGKTLSTIGGKGLFTKELDAALLAAEIDIAVHSMKDMPTVLPSGIIIACVLPREDPRDALIARNGVCYADLPTNAVIGSASLRRCSQLLAHRPDVQVVALRGNVETRLAKLEAGLVDATLLAVAGLKRLGRVDAITEILSTDDMLPAVAQGAIAVVCRASDSETIEVLQDLNHPETLSSVTAERAFLEHLDGSCQTPIAALAKIKGAGKMVLSGLLAAPDGSRVVRGESVGEIASAVDLGRSLGAELLAEAGSDFLLPSR
- a CDS encoding membrane protein insertase YidC, which encodes MSEQRNLILAIVISVAILMGFQFAFGPKIPTSQRAGNFEEPLGAPTAPKNRGAERASTPDVSGMEEAEAVEEEQPRILINGGDPAAALSGSIRLQGARIDQIILEGYRESISPDSSNIVLFAASASEKPYFAEFGWVAEEGVDVKLPGPGTHWQSEDSTLLPGHPVLLTWDNGEGLRFERLIAIDDDYMFTITDRVQNITDGPLLLYPYGLIRRTHEPATLGFFILHEGPLGVFNGTLKEVDYDDLRDSRSESIETTGGWIGITDKYWLAALIPDQTTPMRGRFRYKEGSDGEKFQVEYRLTGKNISSGQSIEVTNHLFAGAKVVTLLDRYEETLGIQRFDLAVDFGWFYFLTKPLFYLIHYLTGYLGNIGLAILSVTVIIKLIFFPLANKSYAAMSRLKKLQPQMMKLREQYGDDKVKLNTEMMGLYKREGANPLAGCLPIIIQIPVFFALYKVLFVTIEMRHAPFYGWIKDLSAPDPTTFFNLFGVLPYTPPEFLIIGIWPLAMGVTMWMQQKLNPAPPDPMQARIMMLLPIVFTFICARFASGLVIYWTWNNILSIIQQWVIMRRMGVKA
- the argB gene encoding acetylglutamate kinase, coding for MTNEHTKQEPEKLRIAQTLSEALPFMRRFKGRTFVIKFGGHAMGDNNLADLFARDVVLLKHVGINPVVVHGGGPQIGKMLERLRIKSSFVDGLRVTDSATVEIVEMVLAGSINKQVVTAINRAGGCAVGLSGKDANLISAVPLKRTSKDPDSQIERVLDLGFVGDPSDIDPTVLNKFAAADIIPVIAPIGLGEEGQTFNINADTVAGAVASAVGAAKLVMMTDVEGLMDSSGQLVPRLTEVEAATMLRDGTISGGMIPKIETCIAAIQGKTEAAHILDGRVPHVLLLEIFTEHGVGTMIKAE
- the dapD gene encoding 2,3,4,5-tetrahydropyridine-2,6-dicarboxylate N-succinyltransferase; the protein is MNIDDLQESINKAWEDRDSVTPKTMGGVRDAVRESLEGLDAGVHRVAEKQNGEWVVHQWLKKAVLLSFRLSNMGLISGAPESANWFDKVSSKFAGWGADEFENAAFRAVPGSVVRHSAFIAPGVVLMPSFVNLGAYVDEGTMVDTWATVGSCAQIGKNCHISGGAGIGGVLEPLQAEPVIVEDNCFIGARSEVAEGVIIEEGSVLSMGVYIGASTKIIDRDTGEIFRGRVPAYSVVVPGSMSRQGTKSSASEPSLYCAVIVKRVDAGTRAKTSINELLRD
- a CDS encoding glycerol-3-phosphate acyltransferase, with translation MVMAAVNEVGILGAGAWGTALATVAARNNHRVVLWDINPIIAGCINDVHKHPFALSNVKLSPLIRGTSRIEEVGNCPLILGVVPAQLMRSGLTQLAAHIQNPSSLTLCAKGIETDTGCLMTDVLEETMPGTRAVVLSGPTFAGEVALGLPTAITLAAKDPRDASYVAKIMGGTRFRAYVSNDPIGAQVAGATKNVLAIACGIAEGRSLGQNAIAAIITRGIVEIGRLTAALGGSTGSMMEPSGVGDVVLTCTSSQSRNFSFGSRVGQERTSISDLIKSSGTVEGFGTAASIAHLSQRLQIEMPIMQAVAQVLHQGANIDDTISNLLARSSTDI
- a CDS encoding pyrimidine 5'-nucleotidase, with the protein product MKQNYAQCEKKFGVPKELPEFWLFDLDNTLYPADSDLFSQVDDRMGSYISKILKVDRQEARVIQKNYYMKYGTTLSGLIQNHGIDADAYLDYVHQIDLSVIDPSPTLNKLLKNLPGKKYIFTNGSVAHAEKVMARLGISERFAGIQDIKATNYIPKPNPLAYSKIISRFGILPKTSVMLDDIPKNLLPAANLGITTVWVKNARWDSNILEPHIDFVTENLADWLNQIRSAMGGA
- a CDS encoding YihA family ribosome biogenesis GTP-binding protein, with translation MMACEAGENARRLFTQRCTFVTGAADYSQLPPASLNEIAFAGRSNVGKSSLINALLGRKNLARASNTPGRTRQINFFNLAGELMLVDLPGYGFASAPKTEILEWARLVDTYLRFRPCLRRVCLLLDARHDTKPSDVEVMSLLDEAAVSYMIVLTKADKIAPHQMEERKGRVNAAISKRPAAFPSVVATSAASNSGLTELKILLAGASPPSEEV